ATCTTCTCCTCCTACATTGCTAACAATTAATCATGAGTCTAGCAGGAATTCCTCTGCAACAAATCGCACGAAAAAACCATGTATTggtaagaaatttattttgagaTCGAAAATGTACACGCTTCGCGACACAGGGGTCGTGATGGGTCGCGAAGCACATCGCTTCGCGACCCCTGATCGGTCGCGCATACACATGCTTCGCGACCCTCGCGAGACGTGTGGGGGTCGCGAAGCACACTTCGCGATGTGCTTCGCGACCCCTGATCGGTCGCGAAGCTTGCTTACCCCAAGCTTCGCGAGACCAGGGTCGCGAGCATACCCACGCTTCGCGACCCAGGGGTCGTGATGGGTCGCGAAGCTTCGCGACCCACAAGTCTTGTGGGTCGCGAAGCTTCGCGACCCATGAACACAAttgcttaaatttaaattttggttatttatgtaactttttgtgtttgttttgatttttttgcaGATTTACTTTCCAACTAAACTTGGAAGGGATCAATTCTTTGAATGCAAAGTAACCGTAGGATCAAGATATACTGAAATCTGTAAGAAAATTGTAGCATTTTTAAATGAGAAAGAGATAGAATATTTGGTGCAATATACTCAATTTGGTAATTTAATTTTATGTGCTAAGGATTATAACAATTCCAATCAATTGTTATGGTTTTTGATCAGTAGGCAAAGTTATGACAGTGAAAGTGAAGAATTTTGGATGATATATCGTAAACGACCTTTACGATTTTCATTATTAGAGTATTGTTTGTTAACTGGATTAAATTGTTCAAATGTTTATCCCATGATACCCGAAGAAGATGAATTTAGGGAGAGACATTTTGGTGGGAGTTACTCTATACGTTTGGGAGATTTGATAGATAGAATAGATGAATATGATAACGATTTTGGAGGAGAAATAGACATTGAAAAAGTGAAATTGGCTTGTCTGTTGTTTGTGGTAGGTGTATTAGGGAGAcacagaaaaaataaaaatgataccaTAGATTTAGAATGGATTAGATTAGTAAATAATTTTGATAGTTTTATAAACTATCCCTGGGGTAGAATAGCTTTTGAAGAAGTAGTTTATGGACTTAGAAAAGATCTTGAAACTAAGTTCAGAAGCTACGAAAATTTGGTAGCACACCGTAGTAATGATCCAGATTTCAGCGGGTTCGGCAGCTTCCATATAAGTGGATTTGTTCATCCTTTACAGGTAACTAAATATTGTTCATTAAATGAAATATCCTTGTTATTTTATATCATACTAATCCTTGTTATTTTATATCATACTAACTGTGTTTATTTTTCTGTGTTAGATTTTGGCATATGATATTTTCCATCCATTGCTCAAGTGTTCGCCCGACCTCGAAAAGGTCCCAATGTACCGATACCTCGGATGTGTCATTGGTTGACTAGAAAATGGAGTAAAAATCATTCACCTTCCATGGATGATGTGAACAAAGCATTTAAAAATGTATATAACAAGGTAAAAATACAAgaaattcattttatttatttttcttattatctaatatatttttttgttaacGGTTAACTAATTTATGTTTATTGTTAATGATTAATATAGGATATTTTGGGGATACTCATTCCCACCTCGGAGGAGCGGGTGTCTGTACATTACATGACTGGAAATTTTGTTGATTCTAATAATGTGATAATCAATCGCATTACGGAGTTAATTTGCCGAGGTATCCAAGTAGTTTGCACTCAAGATCCATTGGGTGACCTAGAGGATGAAGTGGGTGTACAGACTGAGATCGAAGATCGACCATTTCTCCAGCCATTCACATATACATACTCCAGATCATCTCGAGATAAAGTCAGAAAATCTTCTCGGCCATCTCGTAGTCCTTCACACATGAATCCACCGTCTCCTCCTTTGTCTCCTCCATTGACTCACCCTCATTTCTCTCCTCCATTGACTCACACGAGAGATCATGTTGCAGATATGTATGAACTTCGTTTCATAAGTTTGGAGGATAAAGTTGAGACGATACAAAAGGACCAAGCCGATATCAAAAATCAATTGAAAAATATACATGACGATATCTCGAGTTTGAAGGATATATTTGGGAGATTATCTTCGATGAATGTCAATGTTGGTAAGTTTTATCAATAgttatatgatttttaattttgagtatgaaaaatGACAAATTGTATGTATTATTCTCAGATCAAGGCGAGACATCAAGTCATCGATTTGAAGATATTCCATTTGAGGTGGATCCAAATATTCGACTTGTGAGCGATCCTTCTTTGACTCGAGCTTTTGAAAAACTTCGGGCGGTAAGTTAAGATTGTTCACAGTGGAGGAAGAGCCTATGACTGAGGAGGAACTGCGTCGTCTTGTTGTAAATGATATGATGTCTGTGAGTTTTCAGAAAAGAGTTAGAATGTTCGCCAATAGATCGTGGCCACGAGTAAGTGCTGAGATTAATTGTCCTACGGAAAATAGGATGATATGTGGGCTGTGTTCGTCCTACGATAGCTCGTGGTTTCGTGTATTGGGGACACCTGCTTCTTGGCTGACTGAGACCGTAAgtttgttcttttttttttttttgcgttgAGTTAGTAATTAACATATTTCACTTTTATCACTTTCAGCATATTCAAGAATGTTGTCGAGGGTTGCTCCAACTACAAAGGACATACTCACATTTTATGTCACAAGAAGTGTCATTGATGGATGTCGATTTTCATCAGCTGGTTTCGAGTGCTTTCAATGAGGGTGGAGAGTATAATATAGAATGTTTGATGCTCTATGTGAGAGCAGAAATTAGTGAGTGGCCGGCTATTCCATGGAACAAAGCCAAAATAATTTTGATACCCTTTCATCTTCCTGGGCATTGGGTTTTGTTAAAGGTTTTGCCTAATCGTAAGAATATCAAAATCATGGATTCAGACCGTAGCGTAGATAGGTCGGGCAAGACATTGCTTAAACTTATTAACCCTTTGTCTCTTATGCTTCCACATATGTTGGGTGTTGATTCTTCAGAAAGATGGAGTATAGTTAGGCCAGAAACTTTTCCTACTCAAAAGACGaggttaaaattttttattttaaaaattattatttcattattgtTTAATGTATATCAATGTATTTAATGTTATTTTTTCATTGCAGCGGTGAATGTGGAGTCTACTGTTTAGCGGCAGCAGCTTATACCATGTTTAGAGAAAATGCCTATGAACTTAACGATGAGAAGATTGAGGAATTTAGgcattattgttgttgttgtattTGGGATAAATTTTGGTCATTGGATTAAAACATTTATGTGATACATTATATTGATTTTTAGTTACATTATGTATTTTTAGTTAATGAATGTGATCTATATACTCAATCTATATGAAAATTGATTTTATTCATTGGTTCGTGTAGGAATCTATTTTAAACAATGAAACATGAAACCAATTTTCattgtttaaaatttatatGCAAAATGAGATTACTAAGGAAATGAAAAAATACTGGAACGACACGAAATCatcaaacaatgccaaggaattgaaaaaatacataaaaaaaataccaGACACGAAGACACGAAAAAACGTGAAGGGACACATGCAAGGGACACATGCAACGCCCGCACCGCCGAGCGCTCTCGGCGGAGCTCGGCAGCACAGGTTCGCGCACCTGCGCGCCGATCCGCGCGCAGGTGCGCGCCTGCTACTGGCAGGCACGCGCACCTGCGCGTCCGCGCGCACAGGTGCGCGGGTACTGTTCACGGGGTCGCGATTACACGCGACCCACGCGACCGAAATTTGGTGGGTGAGTTTAGATCGAGAAACATATCGATTTATGTACAATAAACATTAATTTAATTTCATATGCTTCTATATTAAAGTTAATATGtaatgaaatctattactaaataattttagtgaaattaaaaaattagttaatatttataaacaataaatattaatttcatACACTTAAATATACAttcattaaaattaatttcatatgCTTACATATAATTCATCAAAGTGAATATGtaatgaatttttttagttCAGTTGtgttattataaaaaatttgttaagatttttagtggaattataaaattttttaagACCCTATTTGTTAGAACAAGAGATACATTCTTGTCAATTTTTTAACTAACAtacttaaattataatatataactcattttaaaatttttacacaaataatatttttatttatatttacgtTCTAATCATAtataaagtaaattatatattataaaatgataaaaaaatcaaaatttcttACCTACGCGACCCATGGAGACCCAAACTCGacccaaaccctaaaccctaaacaaaACCCTAAACCAAACCCCTAAATTATCACTCAACCCACGCGAcccaaaattgaaaaatttacaAGCCTACGCGACCCATAAATGAAAAATTTACAAGCCGATTACTCACCctcgaaaaaaattaaaaattagtaCACAAATtacaataaattaataaaatcaatTCGATTGTCTTTAAATTCAAACAAATTACAAATAATTCAATCCTATCTTCTACCAAATTCTCCAACGGATGG
This region of Primulina eburnea isolate SZY01 chromosome 14, ASM2296580v1, whole genome shotgun sequence genomic DNA includes:
- the LOC140813136 gene encoding uncharacterized protein, with product MTEEELRRLVVNDMMSVSFQKRVRMFANRSWPRVSAEINCPTENRMICGLCSSYDSSWFRVLGTPASWLTETHIQECCRGLLQLQRTYSHFMSQEVSLMDVDFHQLVSSAFNEGGEYNIECLMLYVRAEISEWPAIPWNKAKIILIPFHLPGHWVLLKVLPNRKNIKIMDSDRSVDRSGKTLLKLINPLSLMLPHMLGVDSSERWSIVRPETFPTQKTSGECGVYCLAAAAYTMFRENAYELNDEKIEEFRHYCCCCIWDKFWSLD